cgctcgccgcagctagagaggccccgcacgcagcagtgaagactcaacacagccccaaattaattaattatttttttaaaaagatgaatgtgTCAAGAAACTGCCAATATTTACTACTCACCAGTCCTAGTTTAGTTGCAACAATTGATATGCAACCCTGCATGAATTCTGGCAACAGACCCATCATCTAAATGCCGGAATAACTGGGAGCGTGTTTTTGAAGTTGCTGGGCATCTCCCACCACCCGCCATGGTGGTATGTGGGGAGGAACTGTGGGGCTCTCACTGCTCCATATATCCAGTTCCTCCAATCTCCCTGTGTTCAGCCCGAGCCTCCACCCACCTTGCAACACTGGTATCTTTCCGCAGGGTTCTCAGGATTAAATAAATTGGCTTACTCTTCAGAGCAGTCTGTTGGGTTTCATCTTCCTTCACTCTCCATTTTCTTAGAATTTTGGGACATCTCTTCTCTACTGTGTCTGTGTCTCCTACCCCATTCTCTTGGTCCTTATGGGTTTATTCCTTTTgcattctttattctcttttaagaGTATTTGGGAAGAGAGAATCATGTGGGTTCTACCACTCATATTCTTAAGAAGATTGGTTTTGCTACTATGCAGAATTGAGGAAGGAACAGTTCTGCAAGAAGACCCATTGGGAGACTGAGACATCACCCAGCAGGGCAGGAGCAGAGCAGGGTCTGAAATACCCGGGGAGATGGGATTGGCAGCACGGGGAGAGGAAGGAGCACCACCTGCTTCAGAGTATTCTTAGTTTTGGAAAGCAGCTTATAAGGCCAGACTGATGGCTCAGTGTGCCTGCATTCTTGGAAACATAAAGGGACCTTTCAAAAAAAGACATGGTTCTTCATGCTCAttgttaaaaattttgaaattataagcagataaaatggaagtaatatgtaattataacaaatatttaaaatctctgCCAAAATTGTTAGGAAGCCTTCCACCATATAGCTTACGGTAGTGACTGTAGTAGTCCCCGACCATGGAGCATTGGGTTGTTGCTGAGTTCTTTGCTGTGGTGGGCATGTTGCCAACCTTTGAGTGCCTCTCCTCACACAGTGGTGTCCTCAGGTGGAGTCATGGAGTCAGGTGGCTTGCCCAGCTATTTGATGCATGTTGTAAAGGCTAACTTtgttaaaactggaaaaatggCCTCAAGTTGTTGGGGCATACAGGGGTGAGGGTCAgaggaaggaaatgacagcatTTGTTTTAGCACCTGCAAAGAATTTTCCTCAGTGTTTCTTCATGGTTTTGAATCCTCAGATGACACTCACTTGTCACCTTGCAGCCATGCAGTTTGTACCCAGGAATCAGCCCAGCTAGAAAATGAACAGTGAAAACACTTTCGACAGGATTTTCATTAAACCTCTTTTGTTGTGACCCATCTGAGgagtgaaattaaaagaaagataaattcttATGGTCCTTATGATTTGATTACCTTGTCATTTTTCTTGGTCATCATTCTGTGGCCTGTCTATCCAGGGTTGGAGGAGTGCAGGCATCAGTTGCTTCAAGCCCTCTTTCAGCAAATCCCAAACTGCTTTATTTTGGTCCATGTATTAAGTCAAGACTTTGAGTAACTAAGTGCCGCTTGTGCTGAGAGAAACAGTGAGTGGACACTTGCACGCGTGTGGGGGTGCCCGCTGCACACTTGAGAAAGGTGGTGCTCTCTCTCAGAGGTGAGAGACActctgcttcctttcctttccttttcttttttttctttactttttttttacttgactGTCTTATCTAAGTAATGTAACGTTTGGAAATCATTTCAGCGGGTAATTCCGTGTATATACATACCTCGTTTGTTGATTGTAGATGATGTTGGAAAGCAAAGTCAGAAATGGTGAGGGCACTTGCGAGGAGGTGTTGCAGTTCCAGGCTAGTTGCGCCTCTGAGGACAAGACACAGGTGGTCAGCGTTCAGCAGACTCACGGCTCCAGGGAATTGAGTGAGTGAGTGGGTGCGTGTGCAGCCCCTGCTCAGCACCGGCAGCGTTACttgtgtgctctttttttttcttttaagccatTCTTCAGAAGCCTTAACTTCTTTTTGCTCTTATTGGCTTCATTTATTGGTAGCTTGTAGTAattgtagagaaaaagaaaatggggtgTAAAAATGCTAAtctgtatttttctattattataacTTCAGtggctcaaggaaaaaaaatcaaaaatacaactGTCCAAAGGCCTACTTGATCCAAATCCATGCACCCTTATCAAGAGTTAGTATTTAATAATATgatcaagaaaaacaaagttgagcCACAAATAAAATAGGACTAGTTTATCAGATACCGACcacaaatgtttttgttttttgagattttttttgacatggaccatttttaaagtctttattgaatttgttacaatattgcttctgttttatgttttgggtttttggcagctaggcatgtgggatcccagctcccctaccagggatcgaacctgtaccccctgcattggaaggcaaagtcccaaccactggactgccagggaagtcccacaagtgttatttttactaaaattttttggaaatttttgttctttactCTAGAAAGCTTTGTAGAGCTCATCATCCAGTTGCTTGAATGTACTGGAGAATTAAGTATATTCCCTATCTAGCTTGAGGGGACAGACCCAGTTTTGGCTGATGGATCTCAAACTTTTGTTTCTCGCAGTCAGTGTCCTAGAACAGAGGGAGAGTGGGGTGGGATAATGAGTCCCCTTGCCTTTCCTGTCCTTCAGCTCCACACTCTGAGCCCCCATGTGCTGGCTCTGCTGGTGCTCGAGACGTGACGCTTAGCAAGCAGGCCCTTTCCTGCCTGCACAGGAACACAGAGATGTTTAAAGGATTCTCCAAGTGTGCTCCCAGTAACCTCGCAGACCCTTGGTTTTACCTACAGCATGCCCTTCCCAGTTGCAGGCCTCTTCCTGCATGTGGCTGGATGGCTTTCCTTCTGCTCAGCTCCCTGGAAGCAGCATTAATCCTGCGCTCGGGTCATCTTCCTGGAGTTCTCCTTTTCACTCCACTGATGCAGTTTATTCCTGTTCAGATGGCAGCTCCTTTTGGGTGCCAGTCTTCAGGGAGGGGACCTTGGCTCTTAGGTCCCCTTCATGGGCTTGCTGGGGACCAGCAGTGGCATTCTCTCCCAGGTATGTTGAGTTGGTGTGCCTGTGAGCTCAGGATTGCACTTTTACTTCATGGGAAAACCGTTTCATAATTCTGTTTGCCTACAGAATTGTATTGGCTAATTCTGGTTATTGATGAAGTCTTGTTTCTTTAAGTGGTTTATAATTCTTCTGCTCTCATTGGACTGCTGTAGATCGGGCTTTACCTAGGATCTTAGATATGCTCTGACTCATTTAGAAAGATTTctaatatttagattttttttttttttagagtatgCAGGTCTATAAGGAAATATAAGAATAGAGGGACACTCAGTCATGTAATACTGATagcaatcttttttttgtttcttaacagATGCAGCAGCTTTTTTATGAGAATTATGAACAGAACAAGAAGGGGTACATTAGAGATCTCCATAACAGTAAAATTCACCGAGCCATCACACTGCACCCTAACAAAAACCCACCCTACCAGTACAGGCTCCACAGCTACATGCTCAGCCGCAAGATTGCTGAGCTTCGACACCGCACCATCCAGCTGCACCGAGAGATTGTCTTGATGAGCAAATATAGCAACACCGAGATTCATAAAGAAGACCTCCAGctgggaattcctccttccttcaTGAGGTTTCAGCCCCGCCAGCGAGAGGAGATTCTGGAGTGGGAGTTTCTGACTGGGAAATATTTGTATTCGGCTGCTGACAGCCAACCCCCTCGAAGAGGGATGGACTCCGCGCAGAGGGAGGCCTTGGATGACATTGTCATGCAGGTCATGGAGATGATCAATGCCAACGCCAAGACCCGAGGGCGCATTATTGATTTTAAGGAGATACAGTATGGCTATCGCCGAGTGAATCCCATGTACGGGGCCGAGTACATTCTGGACCTGCTGCTTCTGTacaaaaaacacaaaggaaagaaaatgacgGTGCCTGTGCGGAGGCATGCGTATTTACAGCAGACCTTCAGCAAGATCCAGTTTGTGGAACACGAGGAGCTGGATGCAAAGGAACTGGCCAACAAAATCAATCAAGAATCCGGATCCTTGTCCTTTCTCTCGAATTCCCTGAAGAAGCTTGTTCCCTTTCAGCTCCCTGGGTCCAAGGATGAGCACAAAGAACCCAAAGAGAAAAAGATCAATATATTGATTCCTTTGTCTGGACGTTTTGacatgtttgtgagattcatggGGAACTTTGAGAAGACATGTCTCATTCCGAATCAGAATGTCAGGCTCGTTGTTCTACTCTTTAATTCTGACTCCAACCCCGACAAGGCCAAGCAAGTTGAACTCATGAGAGATTACCGCATTAAGTACCCGAAAGCCGACATGCAGATTTTGCCTGTGTCTGGAGAATTTTCAAGAGCTCTGGCCCTagaagtgggatcttcccaattTAATAATGAATCTTTGCTCTTCTTCTGTGACGTTGACCTTGTATTTACTACAGAATTTCTTCAGCGATGTCGAGCAAATACAGTTCTGGGccaacaaatatattttccaatcATCTTTAGCCAGTACGATCCTAAGATTGTTTATAGTGGGAAGGTTCCCAGTGACAACCATTTTGCCTTTACTCAAAAAAC
The genomic region above belongs to Phocoena phocoena chromosome 2, mPhoPho1.1, whole genome shotgun sequence and contains:
- the CHSY1 gene encoding chondroitin sulfate synthase 1, which translates into the protein MAVRGRRAWLSVLLGLVLGFVLASRLVLPRASELKRAGPRLRASPEGCRPGQAAAASHAGGARGDARGEQLWPHGRAQDGGPHDSNFLFVGVMTAQKYLQTRAVAAYRTWSKTIPGKVEFFSSEGSDTSIPIPIVPLRGVDDSYPPQKKSFMMLKYMHDHYLDKYEWFMRADDDVYIKGDRLENFLRSLNSSEPLFLGQTGLGTTEEMGKLALEPGENFCMGGPGVIMSREVLRRMVPHIGKCLREMYTTHEDVEVGRCVRRFAGVQCVWSYEMQQLFYENYEQNKKGYIRDLHNSKIHRAITLHPNKNPPYQYRLHSYMLSRKIAELRHRTIQLHREIVLMSKYSNTEIHKEDLQLGIPPSFMRFQPRQREEILEWEFLTGKYLYSAADSQPPRRGMDSAQREALDDIVMQVMEMINANAKTRGRIIDFKEIQYGYRRVNPMYGAEYILDLLLLYKKHKGKKMTVPVRRHAYLQQTFSKIQFVEHEELDAKELANKINQESGSLSFLSNSLKKLVPFQLPGSKDEHKEPKEKKINILIPLSGRFDMFVRFMGNFEKTCLIPNQNVRLVVLLFNSDSNPDKAKQVELMRDYRIKYPKADMQILPVSGEFSRALALEVGSSQFNNESLLFFCDVDLVFTTEFLQRCRANTVLGQQIYFPIIFSQYDPKIVYSGKVPSDNHFAFTQKTGFWRNYGFGITCIYKGDLVQVGGFDVSIQGWGLEDVDLFNKVVQAGLKTFRSQEVGVVHVHHPVFCDPNLDPKQYKMCLGSKASTYGSTQQLAEMWLEKNDPNYSKSSNNNGSVRTA